In Ilumatobacter fluminis, the following proteins share a genomic window:
- a CDS encoding TIGR03621 family F420-dependent LLM class oxidoreductase yields MHPFRFAVQGGPWRDPAATVALARTVESLGYDELYSSDHIGGADPYVPLVHAAAATERIAFGPLVLNNEFHHPALLARSVATADVLSGGRMILGLGTGYAASEHEAIGLELRPPKERVDRFDECAAILRDLLTDGSCHRTGAHHDVELDDLGIRPARPVPILIGGFGRRVVAVAGRYADIFQFTGLVHASDGSPTAGGFALAAVERRAEWLTEASDGRRIERSALVQACFVGDDAPSAAELGERFELDEQTVNDTPFALSGSVDQIVDKLQRLRDRTGISHYVVREPEAFAPIVEALSGR; encoded by the coding sequence ATGCATCCGTTCCGTTTCGCCGTTCAGGGCGGGCCGTGGCGCGACCCGGCAGCCACCGTTGCCCTCGCCCGCACCGTCGAGTCGCTCGGCTACGACGAGCTCTACTCCTCCGACCACATCGGTGGGGCCGACCCGTACGTGCCGCTCGTGCACGCCGCGGCGGCCACCGAACGGATCGCGTTCGGACCGCTGGTCCTCAACAACGAGTTCCACCACCCGGCGCTGCTCGCCCGCTCCGTCGCCACCGCCGACGTCCTGAGCGGCGGTCGCATGATCCTCGGCCTCGGCACCGGTTATGCCGCGAGCGAGCACGAGGCGATCGGCCTCGAGCTCCGCCCGCCCAAGGAACGGGTCGATCGATTCGACGAGTGCGCGGCGATCCTCCGCGATCTCCTCACCGACGGGTCGTGCCATCGGACGGGCGCCCATCACGACGTCGAGCTCGACGACCTCGGTATCCGCCCGGCTCGCCCGGTCCCGATCCTGATCGGCGGATTCGGACGACGAGTCGTCGCCGTCGCCGGCCGGTACGCCGACATCTTCCAGTTCACCGGACTCGTCCATGCGTCCGACGGGTCGCCGACCGCGGGCGGCTTCGCACTCGCCGCGGTCGAGCGGCGCGCCGAGTGGCTCACCGAAGCGTCCGACGGGCGCCGGATCGAGCGCTCGGCGCTCGTGCAGGCGTGCTTCGTGGGCGACGACGCGCCGAGCGCTGCCGAGCTCGGTGAGCGGTTCGAACTCGACGAGCAGACCGTGAACGACACACCGTTCGCCTTGTCGGGCTCGGTCGATCAGATCGTCGACAAGCTCCAACGTCTCCGTGACCGCACGGGCATCTCCCACTACGTGGTCCGAGAGCCCGAGGCGTTCGCCCCGATCGTCGAGGCGCTGTCCGGTCGCTGA
- a CDS encoding acyl-CoA dehydrogenase family protein, translating to MDTNPSAPSHDEFRASAAAFIAAAVEADEHCPGFGAIMPPALHDRARAWQRRVHEAGFAGIHWPEEYGGRGLDRSYTAIWSEECAKARVQPYLNLQGLILAGEAILRSGTDEQKRRYLPSTLSGETLWCQLFSEPDAGSDLAGLKATAVRDGEHYVLNGQKVWCSNGQFAEQGILLARTDPTEPGHRGISFFLLDMATPGVDVRPLTQMTGDQEFCEVFLDDAETPVDTLLGPEHGGWLVAMEVLQDERGSSGASGLISLERRLAYLASLKGDDQVLGDELMRLLVRGHALKAMLMRSGAGPAAASAAKLLRTELEFDAELLEATLRGADGMLAGESTDRMLYAPGMKIAGGSSEIQRNIIGERLLGLPREPRP from the coding sequence ATCGACACGAACCCCTCAGCGCCATCTCACGACGAGTTCCGAGCATCGGCAGCAGCGTTCATCGCCGCTGCCGTCGAGGCCGACGAGCACTGCCCCGGCTTCGGCGCGATCATGCCGCCGGCGCTCCACGATCGAGCGCGTGCCTGGCAGCGCCGTGTGCACGAGGCCGGCTTCGCGGGCATCCACTGGCCGGAGGAATACGGCGGGCGCGGACTCGACCGGAGCTACACGGCGATCTGGTCGGAGGAGTGTGCCAAGGCCCGCGTGCAGCCGTATCTGAACCTCCAGGGACTGATCCTCGCGGGGGAGGCGATCCTGCGGAGCGGGACCGACGAGCAGAAGCGGCGCTACCTGCCCTCGACGCTGTCGGGGGAGACGCTGTGGTGCCAGTTGTTCTCCGAGCCCGACGCGGGCTCCGACCTGGCCGGGCTGAAGGCGACGGCGGTACGCGACGGTGAGCACTACGTCCTGAACGGGCAGAAGGTGTGGTGCTCGAACGGGCAGTTCGCCGAGCAGGGCATCCTCCTCGCCCGCACCGATCCGACCGAACCCGGCCATCGGGGCATCTCGTTCTTCCTGCTCGACATGGCAACACCGGGCGTCGACGTGCGCCCGCTCACCCAGATGACCGGCGACCAGGAGTTCTGCGAGGTGTTCCTCGACGATGCCGAGACCCCGGTCGACACCCTGCTCGGTCCCGAGCACGGCGGCTGGCTCGTCGCGATGGAGGTGCTCCAGGACGAACGCGGGTCGAGCGGCGCGTCGGGGTTGATCAGCCTCGAGCGACGGCTCGCGTATCTCGCTTCGCTGAAGGGCGACGACCAGGTGCTCGGCGACGAGCTGATGAGGCTGCTCGTTCGGGGCCATGCACTGAAGGCGATGCTGATGCGCTCGGGCGCCGGCCCGGCCGCTGCGTCGGCGGCGAAGCTGCTGCGCACCGAACTCGAATTCGATGCCGAGCTGCTCGAGGCGACGCTTCGCGGCGCTGACGGGATGCTGGCCGGTGAGTCGACCGACCGGATGCTCTATGCGCCGGGCATGAAGATCGCAGGCGGGTCGAGCGAGATCCAACGCAACATCATCGGCGAACGCCTGCTCGGGCTCCCGAGAGAACCCCGACCCTGA
- a CDS encoding anti-sigma factor: MPDDSTFEPEFADIETMLRDLDPTDLELETPPDSVWEGIAAQLALDEPQTVGGGATVVAAPFGRRRSWMLPLSAAAAVILVVAVGVFAVTNSPSSTELASADLAFAPGFDPAGEDAVASAVLVDDDGAEFIRIDDDALPFDAESDASLELWLIEADADGNVVDLVSLGDIDPDGDRTFAVPAGYDPAVFTVVDISIEPHDGDETHSGRSILRGALV, encoded by the coding sequence ATGCCTGACGACTCGACCTTCGAACCGGAGTTCGCCGACATCGAAACGATGCTCCGCGACCTCGACCCCACCGATCTGGAGCTCGAGACTCCCCCTGATTCCGTTTGGGAGGGCATTGCCGCACAGCTCGCCCTCGACGAACCGCAGACCGTCGGCGGTGGCGCCACCGTCGTGGCTGCCCCGTTCGGGCGCCGGCGTTCGTGGATGCTGCCCCTCTCTGCCGCAGCCGCCGTCATCCTCGTGGTGGCGGTCGGTGTGTTCGCCGTGACGAACTCCCCGTCATCGACCGAACTCGCCAGCGCCGATCTCGCCTTCGCTCCCGGGTTCGACCCGGCCGGCGAAGACGCCGTGGCGAGCGCCGTGCTCGTCGACGACGACGGCGCAGAGTTCATCCGCATCGATGACGACGCACTCCCCTTCGACGCAGAAAGCGACGCGTCGCTCGAACTGTGGCTCATCGAGGCCGACGCCGACGGCAACGTCGTCGATCTGGTCTCGCTCGGCGACATCGACCCCGACGGCGATCGAACATTCGCCGTGCCGGCGGGCTACGACCCCGCGGTGTTCACGGTGGTCGACATCAGCATCGAGCCGCACGACGGCGACGAGACCCATTCGGGTCGGTCGATCCTGCGCGGCGCCCTCGTCTGA
- a CDS encoding RNA polymerase sigma factor: MPADPTTTSESLDAAFAAGHADLRAVYDAHGKLVYNLCRRALDADTANDVTQEVFVSAWKGREQFDPAKGNLGQWLVGITKRRIIDHLRSERRHADRRADEDTYIQADVHSEPTVDRLADKMLVANVLEQLPDRSRTVIHMAYVDDLTHQQIAEQTGLPLGTVKSDIRRGLQRLRQQLEVNHA; the protein is encoded by the coding sequence GTGCCCGCCGATCCGACAACGACGAGCGAGTCGCTCGACGCGGCGTTCGCCGCCGGTCACGCCGACCTGCGAGCGGTGTACGACGCCCACGGCAAGCTCGTGTACAACCTGTGCCGTCGAGCGCTCGACGCCGATACCGCCAACGATGTCACCCAAGAGGTGTTCGTCAGCGCCTGGAAAGGTCGCGAACAGTTCGACCCGGCCAAGGGCAACCTCGGGCAGTGGCTCGTCGGTATCACGAAACGCCGAATCATCGATCATCTCCGTTCGGAGCGTCGACACGCCGACCGTCGTGCCGACGAAGACACCTACATCCAAGCCGACGTTCACTCCGAACCTACGGTCGACCGGCTTGCCGACAAGATGCTCGTGGCGAACGTGCTCGAGCAACTCCCCGACCGCAGCCGGACCGTGATCCACATGGCCTACGTCGACGACCTCACTCATCAACAGATCGCAGAGCAAACCGGGCTCCCGCTCGGCACCGTGAAGAGCGACATCCGTCGTGGGCTCCAGCGACTCCGTCAGCAACTGGAGGTGAACCATGCCTGA